One segment of Clostridium botulinum DNA contains the following:
- a CDS encoding YtxH domain-containing protein, translated as MKRKSILALLMATLISCSMFIGCGSNTSNEAKTDMKQAGENVKEDVKDLGNNVKDATKDVGETIKYTAINFKDDVVNAGHELKDAVDGSKKDYFKGTETDYMVENDYVRVYEYDDSNKLNEDIKRISTDGMTVEGANVDYTAKPYYYKKGNTLIVYEGNNPTYVNQFKETLGEPIR; from the coding sequence ATGAAAAGAAAATCAATTTTAGCCTTACTAATGGCTACGTTGATATCATGTTCAATGTTTATAGGCTGTGGATCTAATACTTCTAATGAAGCTAAAACAGATATGAAGCAAGCTGGGGAAAATGTCAAGGAAGATGTTAAGGATTTAGGTAATAATGTTAAAGATGCAACAAAAGACGTTGGAGAAACTATAAAATATACAGCGATAAATTTTAAAGATGATGTAGTAAATGCTGGTCATGAACTTAAAGATGCAGTAGATGGAAGCAAAAAGGATTATTTTAAAGGAACAGAGACTGATTATATGGTTGAAAATGATTATGTTAGAGTTTATGAATATGATGATTCCAATAAACTTAATGAGGATATAAAAAGAATATCTACTGATGGGATGACCGTAGAAGGAGCGAACGTAGACTATACTGCTAAACCTTATTATTATAAAAAGGGGAATACTTTAATTGTATATGAAGGAAATAATCCTACATATGTTAATCAATTTAAAGAAACGTTAGGCGAACCTATAAGATAA
- a CDS encoding tyrosine recombinase XerC, translating to MNYDIEFFKNKDLPDSVIDFLNYLETIKNKSSNTIAAYKKDLTIFFRFMKLYRGIVKDKKIEFEDIDITDIDDEFLKSIQLRDLYAFMSFIEKYRNNSTYARARKVATLKSYFKFLQGKAKIIVDNPTTELESPKINKRQPVYLTLDQSIHLLSSLDKNNKNYARDYCILTLFLNCGMRLSELCGISIEKIRNDILAIIGKGNKERTVYLNEACLKSIENYMRIRDDSKALPEYKKFLFLSSHNKPINQRTVEIMIKKHVKNAGLTDAKYTPHKLRHTAATLMYKYGDVDIRSLQNILGHENISTTQIYTHVDNDTLRDAVKSNPLSKL from the coding sequence ATGAATTATGATATTGAATTTTTTAAAAATAAAGATCTCCCCGATTCTGTAATAGATTTTTTAAATTACTTAGAAACAATTAAAAATAAATCTAGTAATACAATTGCTGCTTACAAAAAGGATTTAACAATTTTTTTCAGATTTATGAAACTATATAGAGGAATTGTTAAAGATAAAAAAATAGAGTTTGAAGATATCGATATTACAGATATAGATGATGAATTTTTAAAATCAATACAATTAAGAGATCTTTATGCTTTCATGTCTTTTATTGAAAAATATAGAAATAATAGCACTTATGCTAGAGCTAGAAAAGTTGCAACATTAAAATCATATTTTAAATTTTTGCAAGGTAAAGCTAAAATAATTGTGGACAACCCTACAACCGAATTAGAATCCCCTAAAATAAATAAAAGACAGCCTGTATATTTAACATTAGATCAGAGTATACACTTATTATCTTCATTAGATAAAAATAATAAAAATTATGCTAGAGATTATTGTATATTAACACTTTTTTTGAACTGTGGAATGCGTTTATCTGAATTATGTGGTATATCTATCGAGAAAATCAGAAATGATATATTAGCAATCATAGGTAAAGGTAATAAGGAACGTACTGTTTATTTAAATGAAGCTTGTTTAAAATCAATCGAGAATTATATGAGAATTAGAGATGATTCAAAGGCTTTGCCAGAATATAAAAAATTTCTATTTTTATCTTCTCATAATAAACCTATTAATCAAAGGACAGTTGAAATAATGATAAAGAAACATGTGAAAAATGCAGGTTTAACGGATGCGAAATATACTCCTCATAAATTAAGACATACTGCTGCTACACTTATGTACAAGTATGGAGATGTAGATATAAGAAGCTTACAAAATATATTAGGTCATGAAAACATTTCTACAACTCAAATTTATACTCATGTAGATAATGATACATTAAGAGATGCTGTAAAATCAAATCCATTATCAAAATTATAA
- the ybaK gene encoding Cys-tRNA(Pro) deacylase, whose protein sequence is MAKESKTNAMRILDSSKIEYTTYNYQNKDGKIDGVAVANKINKNENEVFKTLITQGHSKEFYVYVVPVAQELDMKKAAKAASEKSIEMIHIKDINKITGYIRGGCSPIGMKKTFKTFFHNTALNCETIVFSGGKIGSQIEMNPRQLENILDCIFVDIIK, encoded by the coding sequence ATGGCAAAAGAAAGTAAGACTAATGCTATGAGAATTTTAGACAGCAGCAAAATAGAATATACCACTTATAACTATCAAAATAAAGATGGAAAAATAGATGGCGTAGCTGTTGCAAATAAAATAAATAAGAATGAAAATGAAGTTTTTAAAACTTTGATTACTCAGGGACACTCTAAAGAATTTTATGTATATGTTGTTCCAGTTGCACAAGAATTAGACATGAAAAAAGCTGCAAAAGCTGCATCTGAAAAAAGTATTGAAATGATTCACATTAAAGACATTAATAAAATAACAGGATATATAAGAGGTGGATGCTCTCCTATCGGAATGAAGAAAACATTTAAAACTTTTTTTCATAACACTGCTTTGAATTGTGAAACAATAGTATTTAGTGGCGGTAAAATCGGATCTCAAATCGAAATGAACCCAAGGCAATTAGAAAATATACTAGATTGTATTTTTGTAGATATAATCAAATAG
- the miaB gene encoding tRNA (N6-isopentenyl adenosine(37)-C2)-methylthiotransferase MiaB: MNFDIEKLEKIKVRDGQEFFFIQTFGCQMNEEDSEKLSGMLKSQGYEETENRDEASIVIFNTCCVRENAENKVFGNLGRLKNQKEKNPNLIIALCGCMMQQKGMADEILSRFPYVDIIFGTHNAYKFPEYLHRVQVEGVQVKEIFDKETEIVEGVPIDRKSNVKAFVTIMYGCNNFCTYCVVPYVRGRERSRRPEDIENEIKELVSNGYKEITLLGQNVNSYGKGLEEEITFAQLLRRINEIDGLERLRFMTSHPKDLTLDVVYAIRDCDKLCEQIHLPVQSGSNEILQKMNRHYNKEQYLELAKKIREEIPDVTFSTDIIVGFPGETEEDFEETINLVKEVRYDAAFTFIYSRRNHTPADKMEDQIPDDVKHDRFNRLVAAVNEGIVVGNKAAEGKIYEVLVEGTSKNNENKLTGRTRNAKLVNFDGCKEMIGKLVKVKIIEAKSFSLVGEVVEQ, from the coding sequence ATGAATTTTGATATAGAGAAATTAGAAAAAATTAAGGTTAGGGATGGGCAAGAATTCTTTTTTATTCAAACATTCGGTTGTCAAATGAATGAAGAAGATTCTGAGAAGCTTTCAGGAATGCTTAAGTCGCAAGGCTATGAAGAAACAGAAAATAGAGATGAAGCTTCAATTGTAATTTTCAATACATGTTGTGTAAGAGAAAATGCTGAAAATAAGGTTTTTGGAAATCTTGGAAGATTAAAAAATCAAAAAGAGAAGAATCCTAATTTAATAATAGCTCTATGTGGTTGTATGATGCAACAAAAGGGGATGGCAGATGAAATTTTAAGTAGATTCCCTTACGTTGACATAATATTTGGAACTCATAATGCATACAAGTTCCCAGAATATTTGCATAGAGTTCAAGTTGAAGGCGTTCAAGTTAAAGAGATTTTTGATAAAGAAACTGAAATTGTAGAAGGTGTTCCAATAGACAGAAAAAGCAATGTAAAAGCTTTTGTTACTATAATGTATGGATGCAATAATTTTTGTACATATTGTGTAGTTCCTTATGTTAGAGGGAGAGAAAGAAGTAGAAGACCAGAAGATATAGAAAATGAAATAAAAGAATTGGTTTCTAATGGATATAAAGAAATTACTTTACTTGGACAAAACGTAAATTCTTATGGTAAAGGTCTTGAAGAAGAAATTACTTTTGCACAACTTTTAAGAAGAATTAATGAAATAGATGGACTTGAAAGATTAAGATTTATGACATCTCATCCTAAAGATTTAACTTTAGATGTGGTTTATGCTATAAGAGATTGCGATAAGCTTTGTGAACAAATACATTTACCTGTACAAAGTGGTAGTAATGAAATATTGCAAAAAATGAATAGACATTATAATAAAGAACAATATTTAGAATTAGCTAAAAAAATAAGAGAAGAAATCCCAGATGTAACATTCTCAACAGATATAATAGTTGGATTCCCAGGTGAAACTGAAGAAGATTTTGAGGAAACAATTAACTTAGTAAAAGAAGTTAGATATGATGCAGCATTTACTTTCATATATTCAAGAAGAAATCACACACCCGCAGATAAAATGGAAGATCAAATTCCAGATGATGTTAAACATGATAGATTTAATAGACTTGTAGCTGCTGTTAATGAAGGTATTGTTGTTGGAAATAAAGCTGCTGAAGGAAAAATATATGAAGTTTTAGTTGAGGGAACTAGTAAGAATAATGAAAACAAATTAACTGGTAGAACAAGAAATGCTAAGCTTGTAAACTTTGATGGTTGTAAAGAAATGATAGGAAAACTTGTTAAAGTTAAAATAATTGAAGCTAAATCATTTTCTTTAGTAGGAGAAGTTGTAGAGCAGTAG
- a CDS encoding helix-turn-helix transcriptional regulator has product MTIKNKLLEIRLKNGYKYAKDFSDYLGINNQQYGRYESNKKQPNLEVLYKISKKLGIKIEDIIDFEKEQL; this is encoded by the coding sequence GTGACAATAAAGAATAAGCTTTTAGAGATAAGATTAAAAAATGGATATAAATATGCAAAAGATTTCTCAGATTACTTAGGAATCAATAATCAACAATATGGTAGATATGAATCTAATAAAAAACAACCTAATTTAGAGGTACTATATAAAATATCAAAAAAATTAGGTATTAAAATAGAGGATATAATAGATTTTGAAAAAGAGCAACTATAA
- a CDS encoding BhlA/UviB family holin-like peptide, with the protein MDELIKVALRQGLGYGLFVFLLLYVLKTTGDRETKYQELLDKMADNFNVVEDIKEDVKEIKNKIEK; encoded by the coding sequence ATGGATGAATTAATTAAAGTAGCTTTACGACAAGGATTAGGATATGGACTATTTGTTTTCCTACTTTTATATGTACTTAAAACTACAGGGGATAGAGAAACAAAATATCAAGAATTACTAGATAAGATGGCAGATAACTTTAATGTTGTTGAGGATATTAAAGAAGATGTAAAAGAAATTAAAAATAAAATTGAAAAATAG